A genomic stretch from Deltaproteobacteria bacterium includes:
- a CDS encoding prepilin-type N-terminal cleavage/methylation domain-containing protein, whose translation MNQKGFSLIEIMIGVAILAGMTILIQTTMSRALDARNKAERRDELFHSVRISLGKLNDDLAQAFLANSAFKGQEGNYATGMIGSDQALDFSTFSRLHFQKNAHDSDAASVGYSLKANDAGTSDLYRRESQWLGEKVTEGGIAYAMIENVKELKIQYYDSNKTEWVAEWDTTQLSTLNRLPQAVKVELRVVFKENEEDEEEAGKEYFFTTTMPVNLYANEINF comes from the coding sequence ATGAATCAAAAAGGATTCAGCCTCATCGAAATCATGATTGGCGTGGCCATTCTGGCGGGCATGACGATCCTTATTCAGACCACGATGAGCCGGGCGCTTGACGCCCGGAACAAGGCCGAGCGCCGGGATGAGCTTTTCCATTCGGTCAGAATCAGTCTGGGAAAGTTGAACGACGATCTGGCGCAGGCGTTTCTGGCCAATTCGGCCTTCAAGGGGCAGGAGGGAAATTACGCCACCGGAATGATCGGGAGCGATCAGGCGCTCGATTTCTCCACCTTTAGCAGACTCCATTTCCAGAAAAACGCCCATGACTCCGACGCGGCCTCCGTCGGCTATTCCCTCAAGGCAAACGACGCGGGCACATCCGACCTCTACCGCCGCGAGTCGCAATGGCTCGGGGAAAAGGTGACGGAGGGGGGAATTGCATATGCGATGATTGAAAATGTCAAGGAGCTGAAGATTCAATATTACGATTCCAACAAAACGGAATGGGTGGCGGAATGGGATACCACCCAACTCTCCACGCTCAATCGTCTCCCCCAGGCGGTGAAGGTGGAACTTCGGGTCGTTTTCAAGGAGAATGAAGAGGATGAGGAAGAGGCGGGGAAAGAATATTTTTTTACGACGACAATGCCGGTGAATTTATATGCGAATGAGATTAATTTTTAA
- a CDS encoding prepilin-type N-terminal cleavage/methylation domain-containing protein gives MRLWKKLNNVLLASVIPAKAGIHDFLKLLDPRLRGGDKSGGFSLLEILIAVAILAASFTALLASQGSSFLSMERAERMTRATLLARQKMTEIEMELEKDLAKNKFPDQDTTQEGTFDEPFADFRWKYAVSKVEIPVMETGAEEESAMVGSYVKNIMDQLSKAVREVKLTIYWGEEETPIEDQPHLTVTTHIVNLK, from the coding sequence ATGAGACTTTGGAAGAAATTGAATAACGTGCTGTTGGCAAGTGTCATTCCCGCGAAAGCGGGAATCCATGACTTCTTGAAACTTCTGGACCCCCGCTTGCGCGGGGGTGACAAAAGCGGAGGCTTCAGCCTCCTCGAAATCCTCATTGCCGTGGCGATTCTGGCGGCATCGTTTACGGCGCTTTTGGCCAGCCAGGGGAGTTCCTTTCTGTCGATGGAACGGGCCGAACGGATGACGAGGGCCACCCTTCTTGCGCGCCAGAAGATGACCGAGATTGAAATGGAGCTGGAAAAGGATCTGGCCAAAAACAAATTCCCCGACCAGGACACGACACAGGAGGGGACTTTCGACGAGCCGTTTGCCGATTTCCGCTGGAAATATGCCGTTTCAAAGGTCGAAATTCCGGTGATGGAGACCGGCGCCGAGGAAGAGAGCGCGATGGTCGGTTCGTATGTCAAAAACATCATGGACCAGCTTTCCAAGGCGGTGCGCGAGGTGAAGCTGACCATTTATTGGGGGGAGGAGGAGACGCCGATCGAGGATCAGCCGCATCTGACGGTGACAACGCATATCGTGAATTTGAAATGA